atCGATCTATAAGACATTGTTTCCTTTGTTCTGATCTTTTATTTCATCTTCTTTTATCTGGAACATTCATCTTCGTTGTTCACCTGTCATACTCCACCTTTTCCCATAATGACGCATGTTGGACCCAACTACTGGCCGGGCGCAACGCCCTTCTGGCGAACATGGAGCCGTTCAAGAGCCCTGGGATGCATGCTTTTGAACTTACCCACTGGGATGTTTCACAAGAGGCCAGCTGGGAAGTCTAAGGAAGCCAAGAGGAAGGTGAAGGAGGTTGAAGGAGAGGGTAGATTGGAAAAATCAAAGGAGAAATAGATGATATGGGTAACATGTGGAGAAGGATTTAAGAAATGAAGTATTGGTTTGTGCATGAGAAATAGGGGAAAAGTGTTACAGAGAGAAATGTTGGgaagctgaagaagaagaatgcGCATGTATATTCTCTTTGCTTCCCTTTGTTCTCATAGATGCAAGATTACAATAAAAATTGGAAAACTCTAGAAACTGAAATGAAGCACAATGACACAAGGTATAAGCAGTTagaatttgaatttaaaaaagtgaattacTGTATGACCATTTGGTTATCAAGCCACTCAAGCAGACTACATATCTTGCCTATTAATactaaaactatttattttcatgaagTTTATCCTTAAATTGACCTTCCTAATGCACCTGTATTTAAAAGACACTTACATAGTAGTGCCTTTATATCCCCACGTATTCACTCTttgaaacacatgtttttacaCCTTTTTTCTCCATATTTGGCTGGAGCTTAGTGCATAGTATGTCTGCAACACACGCTGTGTTGATACCTCACAAATCTGCTGGAGTTTATGGTAATTTCAAAATTGACTGAAATTGTGTTTTATCACAGTAATACTGACTTCATTACTAATTACCATCATGTTAGGTTGCATGTAAATTACaagaaagatttaaaaaaaccacTGAACTGCCTGACAGCCGGTCTTGATGCGCAAAGGCAGTAAAAGCATAATCCAGAAGAAGAAGCAgtttttaaaggttatttatattttctaacTACTACCAATAGTGGATTTCTGAGGCTGATGCTGAGATCTACATATAAACACTTGATTATGCTGCCTGGACCACAGTTGCTAGTTAACCACAGCgaaataaatatacagttaaTAGTACACACTCCGTTTTAATATAATTTAGTAAACTGACCATAATAGTATATAACCCATGTTGTTTCATCTCAGCTTCATGATTCAGAACAGCATCTTCAAATCACAGTTAAATACTGCCACCTACTGACACATAATAGAACAACAGAACATCAAATATACACCCTAATTACAACTAATTTATCTGGAGACACATAGATCAACACTTATATATCTGCAATActggacaacaacaacaacaacaacaacaacaactgttcTACACAGCTTTCAGTTCTGTCAGGCATTTTTACTTACATATATTTTTACCTGATTAGATATTGATCATGGGAGTTTTCATCGTAAAGATAAATCCTCAGCTTTGAGAACCATTGAATGAACTCATGTAAAGTCTTTTATAGAACTAAAACATCTATCGACTCGCTATTCAGTGATATAATCTTAGTGTAAAAGGTTATCACCTCAACGAGGGGCAAACAGGCCCAATACTGTATAAGAGGACAGATTATGTCTCAGATGGccttcttcctttctgtctttctctctgtctctgtccctttatatctctcttgctctcctctctctctctctctctctctctctctctctctctctctctctctctctctcacacacacacacacacacacacaaacacacacaccacacacaacacTTGTTGGTATCCCTGTGATAGACCTAATGGTCTCTAGTGTTTAAAAGATAAAGCCCTAACTTATACTGACAGGACAGATTAACACACTAGCCTTAAACACGAGTGGAACAAGTCAAAGGTcaatacacacagagagagagatttaaactgtgcttgtatttgttttggtgtATATGTTGTTCTTTAAattgatgattttttaaaagtctcttCTTGAATTCTAAGAACAATAATCTACAGGTAGGCACCTTTCCTTTTGATCACTTTCTCGTGTTCTTCTGTTGCtatgctttttatatttaaagtttaaaataaatcaattgccaatattattatttatttaaaaaacccattaTTTGGTCAAAGTAAACCCAACACTCTACTCATATGAACCAATATTTGGGTTAAATTAATAACCCATGTTGGTGGGTTAGATTGATGCCTCTTGTGTCCCGTCTTTCTGCTCAACCCAACACTTTTTCATTTGCTGTAAATCATGATGTGAAGAACATGTTggtcttttttcctctcttaaTACTGTGAGCCATGTTCATGCTCAGCTCTCTgactatattttaatttttGCACACATGTCTGCGCAGCCCTCCACTTTAGAATATAACACACTGTAGTTTGCCATATATTGTCATATATTCATTGTCccttagtgttttatttgttagcttttaaggttctttgtatatttaaatttacatttggtgtaaatacttgtcCTTTTTTCTTAAGAATACTTATCTCTATATTTGTTACCTACTattgcaacttattttcttagattgcTTATGTTTGAGCCAccagaaaccaaaacaaattccttgtgtgtgtaaacgtacctggcaataaacttgattctgattctgattctgaaaatagGCTGTGTTCACACTCCTGTACAATGGGTGGCGGTAATGCTATCTAGCTGTCTCCGCAGCCGTCTTTAACATACAcgaagaagaaaaggaggacggaaattaaaaacagaagaagaaaagtcTCGGGTTTGTGTTTATTCTTACCATCTGACCGTTTTCAGTGTCTAATGTAATGGTCGTTACTACTTCATATCAGAATTGTGTGTAAGGTAAGATAtatgccttttattttttaatagtgCTTAACTACGTTATTGTTAGAATTTATAAAATGTAGAGCAATGAATTCAGTTCCAGCTCCGACATAATGCTGTCTAAATGTATCCTTAGCTGGctaaagctttttatttatcattgcTGTTTCAGCGGCATGTAAGTCCATGCACTTGGTAAAAGAGGATGTACAATTTGAGACAAAAGCACTTTACTTGAGTCTTGCTTTTCGTGATCCTTTCTATTTCTACTCTACACTTATTTTGGGCACTGGGTAATAATTGTGATGAATAGTGTCCGTCCTTTTATACAAATGAGTTAAAACAGCGCTTTACTGAACCAACTACAACCATAAAATCctgattttacatttacacatgatcaataataatctaaatgtaTAATACTTTAGTAGTCACAAAGGACATTattaatgtaatattttcattgtaatactgtaaatacatttcctgtttaTACTTTTCAATTTGCAATGAAGACTTTGTAGCACTGTTCATGCTGAAAGTACAGACCCCATCAAAGTCCATTGTTTTGTTGTACTCAAGTTATCATTTAATAATTCCTatgaaataattataatattaactACTTTTAACTTGACTTCTGATCGTAAATCTCAATactcttcaaaataaatgaagttttTGAACACAGATTGCTGTTATATCGtcacacagaaaatgtattcaaatatatGTCTGGACAGTTGTgatcatcttttatttttgtctttatgttttttatgaacCCTCAGGGACAGATATTGGTTACCCTTTTGAAACAATGCAAACCAACAGTGATCATGATGACATTGACGTCCCCTCTTGGGTGTCAGTGTGTCCAGGAGGTCTCTGGAAAGTCCAGCGAAAGAAAACACATGGAGGGAGTCAGGCGACTGTTTCTAATTCTGGAGATGATGCAGGTATGACGCTTTACTACGTTCTCTGTCAAATTTTCCATTTTCGTCCAAATTTGAGgaatagaaatgtattattcatcTCGTAATTAATCTCACAtactgtctctttgtctcttctAGCATGTTCATCCAGTGACTGTCCAAGGTTGGGTTCTCTGTGTCAAGTCCGGGTGCGGATCAAAGCTAACATGCATGAAGCAGAGACTTTAGTATCTGAAATGGGAAATGAGAAGCTGTCACACCAATCAGTGACTGAGATTACAGCGGTCACAGCCTTCCCAAGGTGTCAGGACGCTGTGCTGCAGGTCCCACTGGGTGACTGGATAACATTGAGGCTTGGCGAGGGTCAGTGCGATATCACAGAAGCATGTGTGGAAGGGATGAGAGCGGGAGAGAAAACTGAGGTAAGAGAGAAGAGGATACTGGCATAATAATAGTACTCTGTCCATGCTTTCAAGTCACTCTTTGGGGTCTGAAAGTAAAAATTGGAAACCAAATATATTGATCAGGTGGGACAAAAGCTAATTTGAttctaactttatttatttaataattcaaataCTGTCCAATAACATTGAAGACTATggcaacacaaaacaactttcGAGAATTTCAGTTAACCAGCAAACTGCAAAGGTTGTGTTGTGGACCAGATACCTAAAAAGAAGGCTTAGTAGGAGTTTGTCCTAAAGAAAAGGTGAACCCAAATTTCTCATGTTTCAAATTTCACTTGTGTCACAATTTGCCAGTGCTCCCTGACATAAAAGCCACAACAGTTGAATTTGGATTCCAGGATTATACTTTACACATAATATATTAAAGTTTTTGAAAGCTATAGCTAGTCTGAtgatctattttatttgttctcaGATACTGATATCTCCAGTGGAAAATGGACTAGACGTATATGCTCCAGGTGAAGCAAACCTACCTTTAGGTGCCACAGTTGAACTCAAATCTTACACACCAGGCAAGGAATCCTGGGAGATGTGCCCTGGTGAAAAGTGGCAGTGGGTGAAGTCACACAAGGAGCAGGGTGGAGTGAGATTCAGAAGTGGGGATGTGTGGGGAGCAGCAGACAGCTATAGTCGGGCTCTCAAACTCGTCATCACTCTCCGTGTTCTTGGCAAAGGGGTGGAGGAAAAAGCACAAGAAGCAGAGGAGCAGGTTGACACAGACACTGGTGATAAAACATATCAACATCCTTCAGCTAATGAAGTAAAATCCATCAAAGCAGAACTTCACTCAAACATGTCATTGTGCCAGCTTAAAATTAACCAACCCGAACGAGCTAAGGTGAGTGCGATCAAAGCTACTGTGCTGGAACCGGCTGTGGCTAAAGCCTGGTACAGGATGGGCCAAGCCTGCCAGATGTTAAACGAGCTGGAGGAGGCCAGGAAGGCATTTAGGAAACTGCTGGAGCTACAGCCAGAATCACCTGCTGCTCTGAAAGCACTTAAAGACATTGCaagtaaagagaaagacaacaatGCACAGTTGGGACTTCGACTCAGCAAAATGTTCAGCTGAAGAAGGGATATTATCCAGTTATTATAAGGTGCTATCTGTGGAACAGTATGTTTCTTCTTATGAATTACCATTAAATGGGTACAGCCAATGCACGTTTGTGTCCCAACTTTATGCTTTtaatttttaacatttcagattATGTAATTCATGCAATGAAACATCAAACTTACTTAGGATGAATTAATGTACTACGTTGGTTAATGGGTACATAACATTTTGGTTTTGTGTCCAATACATGTGTTCATcccttaaaatatatatttgtagtgCTCCTAGAAGACCACAGGGTGGTGGGATTTGTCACCTAGTCCCACAGCCGGTGGGATGTCACATTGGTCGCTGTTGTTGAGACAAAAGCTGCCGAAACCCGGGatcgaaccagggacctttagatcttcagtctaacgctctcccaactgagctatttcggcGTGAGAGGGAGACCTGGTACAGGGAAAAGCCATATAGAGTGAAATATCGAATGTAGGTAAATGGTTTATTTTCATTGAAACAGAACACAAATACATAGAGAGAAATTACCAAGGTGGTTAAAGAAGcacttaaaatgactttaatgttCAGCAATATTTTGTCAATTTATAAATCAACATGTGTAacttgtaacaaaaataaagatactACTaaacagaatatttattttgccaCTCCCAAAAGTCCCACAAAGCcggaaaaaaatgtgtattgttgTATACACAGGGAACATTCATTGCACCCAATTAAGTTCTGTTGTTGACAGATGACAATAtagacaacatttttttttaaaaaatgaatctaaAAAAATTATCTGCACATTAGTCGATAATGAACATAATCGATAGCTGCAGCTCTAGATCTTTCCAACTCCAAacaatttatcatttattttgtcccaTCATTGAATGTAGTGATTTTTACAACAGAAAGTGTATGCTCTCCCCAGTTGTATTTTGTCTTGTCCCTCCTGTAGAAATGTTCTCTTCGACCCACAGCCATGTTGTCAGTTCCTCTTAGACTTTTTGCTGTCAGACTGTGTCTGTGCAGCGGACATCTGTCTCCAGGCATCCACAATGAGCACCAGCGGTATGATGGTCCATAGCACGTTCATGAACACAAAGTAGAACCAGAAGTAAATTGGGTGTCCCAACTCACTATGAGCATAACCATCTCTATGCTCTGTGTAGAAGTAAAGCACTACTCCGTACAGCTGACCTAAAATGATATTATGAAATAAGATCCATTATATGAATATGACAAACAACTCTGGAAAAAGTGCAAGTCATATCTAAATAGGGTAGTTATTACACCATCTTACCTAGTGAAATAATGAGTTGAAGAACAAATCTGTAGGGCTTGTTGGTTAGGAAGGCAAACACAGCCCAAAAGCTGAAAGGTCCCCATAACCATGCAGTCACAGTCTCCATGCAGACAGTGAAGTTATCCGCTCTAGAAATTTGCAGAGTACAATTAGTACTAATAGTATGTGGAAATAAGGTAGACAGtttcttactttatttttaaatgaaaacaattaaCGGAGCTCTGAGCAAAGATGAACTCACGTTACATATCGACTGTCCCCTTTGGAGTACTCTTTCCCTGAGAGAAGAAAATTACACATAATGACTCTTATTCACTGCACAATCACAGTTTATAgacttgtttttcttgtttgtacTCACACAGCTGTGAGAGGAAGCTCTGGTCTCCTGGAATAATATCATAGTACATTGAGAACCATCCCTCAATTACGCCATGGATGAAACCACAGACAGCAAACCAGCACACAGCCAGACGCCTCCATGTCCCCAGCCTGCCAGTTTTCCCTTTCTGACCAGTGATCAGCCAGGTCACAAGCAGAAAGAGCCCAGACACAGAAAACAGGAACACCAGAATCTCTGACATGGATCGGTCATTGGCCACATACGTGGGAATCAAAAGGTCCCGTGGCCAGTAGGGATGCAGAAGTCCAGCTGCTGATGTGGCATCCATTGTCTGTTTCAAGAAAATATGGTTTACAATTTTCCTCCACAGTAAGCTTAACATTGGTTGATTTTAATGATGTTATGTTAAAGGGAGACTAATATCACCACAGAACTTCTTCTGTTGATTACCTATATTAAGGCCTAACctttatgaaatattttgtttaaatatggaaatgatCCATTATCTTATTAATTGTGTGCTAATGTGCATACATTTCTAGTACAGAAATCTGAACATTGGATAAAGTCAGGTTCGGAAATCTTGTTTCCCATTGTAGACATATTACAAGTCAAATGTTTTTGCAAAGGATTTTCCATATATCTTTGCATTGCtccataatattaataatagatAGTGTAGTTAAAGAAATCccataatttattttctttctccactATTACTACAGCAAAGGACCCTAAGTTTCAAAATAGATcaatcatctttttttaaatatatgttgacCTCTCATATGTTTAATTAATGATAAGGGCTCTCTGCAATGTACTGCACTACGTTTTTAACATTGGCCATTTGTCACACATGTATACACTAAGTAAAGATAGGTTCATATACTCTATAGCAGACATAAGCAATAGGCTAATGCATGAGTTTTTTTGTCCTTACCTGAAACGCTAAAACGCGATTCCAGCCGCAAAGGTTCAACCTACTACCACAAGAGTATCCAATTAGATGAATTGAAAAATGAAGTATCGTGGAGATCCAAAAGTCCAGAGCTGTTTAATTGCATGCCATATCAGTGTGTAAAAACTCACATACGGAACTGACCAGAGTATGGGGCGGTAACTTGTGGTTTCAAAAACCAATCAGAAGATAGGACGCGAGAAGCACGTGCCATCTGATTGGCTCATCATCTCGGAACATAGACATGGTCCTTGGCAACAACCAATAAAAAGGTTTCGCCTAACCCAGAGTACTGTCCCCTCTTCTCATTGACAAAGTTAATAAGCATTTCATCATTCGGTGAAGGGTTAATATCAGTATTCAAAGGGAAGATATTGCACAACTATTTCTAGCAAAGATTAGtcttttaataaagtatttctgattctgattcacgTTGAGGTGTTTGTATGAGACTACTGAGCACTAGATAAAtatctcaaataaaaaaatatatgtaataaaCTTAGAAGAAGTAAAAAGCTTTTACCTAATACTTAACATAAATAtctaatgtaaatgtataaatagtTAAATGCATAACACAAGTCTTATTAATCGATATCTGTAAGAAGTTCATGTTTAGACATGCAACAAAAGGACTTCTATTACTTTCATGTTCTCtacaatatattataaaaatcaATTCTCCCAGGGTTGGGATTCAACCCTGCAATCTTGTAGACGTGTTTTATGCCTCCAGAAATCATCAAATACatactttttgttgtctttaaactaaactaaactactctctataaatacttttaaatgcaaCAGACGGGAAATTGGGAAACAAAAGCTAGCCTCCCAAGCCGTGTCAGGGATTTAACCCTGCCGTGACCCGGATTCGAACCGGGGTTGCTGCGGCCACAACGCAGAGTACTAACCACTATACGATCACGGCGCGCTACTGGGAGATATGCACCCGTCGTGTTCAGTGAGCTTTATCAAGCAGTACTAGGTGGATGTTTTGGGGTATCAATTGTCTTTAAGGGTACTTTATATGTCTGCGAAAAGCAGATCTTTATATAATACTTCTAACcatatataagtgtgtgttgtatttgtattgtgtatGTGTCTTGTAAGAACCTATACTGTGGAGATTGTACGTTACTAACCTAACGTATGTACTAGCATACATCAGAGGTCCAGAGCTGATCGTTTTATTTTACTTCGCGTTCGTTCGTATTCCATATATTAAACACCAGGGAGGCTTTCCAAAATAGTTTACGTTACCAGAGTAACATTTTACCTTAGATTAGCTAACGTCAAGTTTCccgaaaatgtaatttaatgtagCAAAGTTAGCCATCTGTCATGTCCGATGAGGTACAACGTATTTTAGTAGTCTGCCAAAGTAAGATGTAAGATATATTTATACGATATAGCTAAATCGCGAGCcataatgtaacttattacagCACGTGTTCTAAAGGTATCTAACGTTAGCTTAACCAAGTAATGTCTAATATGTATTCAATCAATTTACGTTATTCTTACCTGCaattatgaaatattatttCAGGAGATGTTCAACTTCTGGTTCAGCCAAATGTGTGGCTTTTAATCAACAGTATTCATCTATTGTATGTAAACATGATCCgtgtatttggttaaaaatgtaagtttatGGTCTACATCATGTCTGTCCCATATGGTCTAGCGGTTAGGATTCCTGGTTTTCACCCAGGCGGCCCGGGTTCGACTCCCGGTATGGGAACTACCTCTTTTTTTCTATATCGAGTGTGGTTCCAAGATAGGAATACTTTATGAAGAAAACTAATAATGGCCAACTTTTTGTCGGTGATACATTTGAGAGACATACGCTACAGTTACAATGTTTGCTTTGTTACACTTCATACAAAACGGTCTACTTTTTGCAATGGGTGTTATTCATCCCCTGTTTTCGATTGGTACAATCAGGGACATGTGATACTGATCACGTGACGGCATTTGTCACGTGATGCTCCCCATACACAGAAGTAGTAAGGTCTTTTGGAATATTATAGGTCGATCTAGTGTGTTAAAATCTGGGTTTGAACACTGAACGGGTGAATTTGTTGCAGAAACGACGGCGGTAAGAATTGTATGATAAAGCAATCAAGCTAGTAACGCTGAAAAATCGACATGGTTGTTTCAGAATTCGAAGAATCTTCTCTGTTACTGGACGAAAAGCTGCTCCGGTTCATGGACCAGCTGGAGTTACTGGAAGAGAAACGAGCCGCTCTCAACTCTCTCATTGAGCAGGTAGCACTCAGAAAAGCATATTGAGCTAACTTGGTCTCACTCAtccatatatatttaaaatgtgtgtcttcATGAGTCTGTTAAAGCTGCTCAAAACCTTTTCGTAGGGAAAACCATGTTTATATCTAGctgaaaaagcaattgttataatttaataaaCGTTTGCTACAAACATAGTAGTATAGCCCTTAGAATTGTaattatttgctgttttttgtgTACTATACTCCTCTTTTGTATTTAACTCGTCCTTTCCATATCAACTCACCAAGACCTCCCAATTATGTCAGGAATTGAGATGGAGGCTGAACATCTAGAACCAGAGTTTTggaagtgtgtgtattttaagcTTCAACAATTGGCTATTTTGGATTATGGACTGAATGCTACATGCCAGCCAATAAAAAGTTCTAAAAATGAGAATGGTTAAGCCTTTATGTTATCCTGTTTCCTCTACTCCCACCAACCATTTGGTTACCATTTGTGTTCCACACAGGGATGGTTTTCCATGTCAAAGGCACGATATTCCATAGGAAACAAACGGGTCTCTGCACTTCAGTATGCAAGTGAGATAGAGCCTCTTGTCTGTGTTCATGCTAGGTGAGATAATATATAGtatgtttaagaaaatattaGTCCCAGCTTAATCTTTGTTGACAGGAGttaaaatgattgtttattGTGATGTCTTGAACTTATGTGTTATAGAACACTGGACAATGGTGAGGTGGATTTCTGCACAGAAAGATCCAAACAAAAGGGTAGCAATGAGGCAGGAAAAGAA
The Eleginops maclovinus isolate JMC-PN-2008 ecotype Puerto Natales chromosome 1, JC_Emac_rtc_rv5, whole genome shotgun sequence genome window above contains:
- the ebp gene encoding 3-beta-hydroxysteroid-Delta(8),Delta(7)-isomerase; this encodes MDATSAAGLLHPYWPRDLLIPTYVANDRSMSEILVFLFSVSGLFLLVTWLITGQKGKTGRLGTWRRLAVCWFAVCGFIHGVIEGWFSMYYDIIPGDQSFLSQLWKEYSKGDSRYVTADNFTVCMETVTAWLWGPFSFWAVFAFLTNKPYRFVLQLIISLGQLYGVVLYFYTEHRDGYAHSELGHPIYFWFYFVFMNVLWTIIPLVLIVDAWRQMSAAQTQSDSKKSKRN
- the fkbpl gene encoding FK506-binding protein-like; this translates as MQTNSDHDDIDVPSWVSVCPGGLWKVQRKKTHGGSQATVSNSGDDAACSSSDCPRLGSLCQVRVRIKANMHEAETLVSEMGNEKLSHQSVTEITAVTAFPRCQDAVLQVPLGDWITLRLGEGQCDITEACVEGMRAGEKTEILISPVENGLDVYAPGEANLPLGATVELKSYTPGKESWEMCPGEKWQWVKSHKEQGGVRFRSGDVWGAADSYSRALKLVITLRVLGKGVEEKAQEAEEQVDTDTGDKTYQHPSANEVKSIKAELHSNMSLCQLKINQPERAKVSAIKATVLEPAVAKAWYRMGQACQMLNELEEARKAFRKLLELQPESPAALKALKDIASKEKDNNAQLGLRLSKMFS